A genomic stretch from Tamandua tetradactyla isolate mTamTet1 chromosome 15, mTamTet1.pri, whole genome shotgun sequence includes:
- the LOC143657237 gene encoding solute carrier family 26 member 6-like isoform X5 — MERRRRDYYMERPVLNQEQLEELGHLGSVPRTYRWRSWLQCSRARVRTLLIQHLPVLAWLPRYPVRDWLLGDLLSGLSVAIMQLPQGLAYALLAGLPPVFGLYSSVYPVFVYFLFGTSRHISVGTFAVMSVMVGSVTESLAPDEAFLQASNTTDIRVQLASTLSVLVGLFQVGLGLVRFGFVVTYLSEPLVRGYTTAAAVHVFVSQLKYVFGLHLSSHSGPLSLIYTVLEVCRKLPESTVGTMVTAAVAGAVLVAVKLLNDKLQRRLPLPLPGELITLIGATGISYSLDLKHRFRVDIVGNIPAGLVPPVAPSPERFTELMGNAFTIAVVGFAIAISLGKIFALRHGYRVDSNQELVALGLSNLIGGLFQCFPVSCSMSRSLVQESAGSHTQVAGAISAFFILIIILKLGGLFRELPKAVLAATIIVNLKGMLMQFTDICSLWKANRVDLLIWLVTFVATILLNLDLGLAVAVVFSLLLVVIRTQLPHYSILGQVPDTDIYRDVAEYSEAREVPGVKIFRSSATMYFANAELYSDTLKQRCGVDVDHLISQKKKLLKKQELKLKRLQKEKQLQKQVAFSKDTSVSVSVNTSLRDVDINNVEGAKAKQESTGDDELEGTVASDQEDAEAPVMATLNALGLPQPDFHSLILDMSALSFVDTVCLKKLKNIFHDFREIEVEVYMAACHSPVITQLEAGHFFDASITKQHLFASVHDAVIFALQSSRASSINPVSDTKL; from the exons ATGGAGCGACGGAGGAGAGACTACTACATGGAGCGGCCTGTGTTGAACCAGGAGCAGCTAGAGGAGCTGGGGCACTTGGGCTCAGTGCCGAGGACCTACCGGTGGCGGAGTTGGTTGCA GTGCTCCCGTGCCCGGGTTCGCACCCTTCTCATCCAGCACCTCCCGGTTTTGGCCTGGCTGCCTCGGTATCCTGTGCGTGACTGGCTCCTGGGTGACCTGCTCTCTGGTCTGAGTGTGGCCATCATGCAGCTCCCACAGG GCCTGGCCTATGCCCTCCTGGCTGGACTGCCACCCGTGTTTGGCCTCTACAGCTCCGTCTACCCAGTCTTTGTCTACTTCCTGTTTGGCACTTCCCGACACATCTCAGTGG GAACCTTTGCTGTCATGTCTGTGATGGTGGGCAGTGTAACAGAATCCCTGGCTCCTGATGAGGCCTTCCTGCAGGCCTCGAACACCACCGACATCCGGGTGCAGCTGGCCTCCACGCTCAGTGTCCTGGTCGGCCTCTTCCAG GTGGGGCTGGGCCTGGTCCGCTTCGGCTTTGTGGTCACCTACCTGTCTGAGCCGCTGGTCCGCGGCTACACCACGGCCGCCGCTGTGCATGTCTTCGTGTCGCAGCTTAAGTACGTGTTTGGCCTCCACCTGAGCAGCCACTCTGGGCCGCTGTCTCTCATCTAT ACAGTGCTAGAAGTCTGCCGGAAGCTGCCTGAGAGCACAGTCGGCACCATGGTCACTGCCGCCGTGGCAGGGGCAGTGCTGGTGGCGGTGAAGCTGTTGAATGACAAGTTGCAGCGGCGCCTGCCCCTCCCTCTGCCCGGGGAACTCATCACG CTCATCGGGGCCACAGGCATCTCCTACAGCCTGGACCTGAAGCACAGATTTAGGGTGGACATTGTGGGCAACATCCCTGCAGG GCTGGTGCCCCCCGTGGCGCCCAGCCCCGAGCGGTTCACAGAGCTCATGGGAAATGCCTTCACCATCGCTGTGGTTGGATTTGCCATTGCCATCTCGCTGGGAAAGATCTTCGCCCTGAGGCATGGCTACCGGGTGGACAGCAACCAG GAGTTGGTGGCCCTCGGCCTCAGTAACCTCATCGGAGGCCTCTTCCAGTGCTTCCCTGTGAGCTGTTCCATGTCACGGAGCCTAGTACAGGAGAGTGCCGGCAGCCACACACAG GTTGCTGGAGCCATCTCCGCCTTCTTCATCCTCATCATCATTCTCAAACTTGGGGGACTCTTCCGAGAACTGCCCAAG GCAGTCTTGGCAGCCACCATTATCGTGAACCTGAAGGGCATGTTGATGCAGTTCACCGACATATGCTCCCTCTGGAAGGCGAATCGAGTGGATCTG CTCATCTGGCTGGTGACCTTTGTGGCCACCATCCTGTTAAACCTGGACCTGGGCCTGGCAGTCGCGGTGGTCTTCTCATTGCTGCTGGTGGTGATCCGCACGCAGCT GCCCCACTACTCTATCCTAGGGCAGGTTCCAGACACGGATATTTACAGAGATGTGGCCGAGTACTCAGAG GCCAGAGAGGTCCCCGGTGTGAAGATCTTCCGCTCCTCAGCCACCATGTATTTTGCCAATGCTGAGCTCTACAGCGACACTCTGAAGCAGAGG TGCGGTGTGGATGTTGACCACCTAATCTCCCAGAAAAAGAAGTTGCTCAAGAAGCAGGAGCTAAAGCTGAAGCGGCTGCAGAAAGAGAAGCAACTCCAGAAACAG GTTGCCTTCTCCAAGGACACCTCTGTCTCTGTCAGTGTCAATACCAGCCTCAGGGACGTCGATATCAACAACGTGGAGGGCGCCAAGGCCAAG CAGGAAAGCACAGGGGATGATGAGCTGGAAGGTACAGTGGCCAGCGACCAGGAAGATGCTGAGGCCCCAGTCATGGCCACGTTGAACGCCCTGGGTCTGCCTCAGCCGGACTTCCACAGCCTCATACTGGACATGAGTGCCCTCTCCTTTGTGGACACCGTATGCCTCAAGAAACTGAAGAAT ATTTTCCATGACTTCCGGGAGATCGAGGTGGAAGTGTACATGGCCGCTTGCCACA GCCCTGTGATCACCCAGCTGGAAGCTGGGCACTTCTTCGATGCATCCATCACTAAGCAACATCTCTTCGCCTCTGTCCATGATGCTGTCATCTTTGCCCTCCAGTCCTCGAGGGCCAGCAGCATCAATCCTGTTTCG GACACCAAACTCTGA